Within Lepus europaeus isolate LE1 chromosome 8, mLepTim1.pri, whole genome shotgun sequence, the genomic segment gacctctctctgtctctccgcccctctgctgtaactctgcctctcaaaaaaatacaatttttcaaaaaattcaagtTGAAACTTACAGGGAAATAGTTTACATATTCTTTTGAAAAGAATACCATAAGTGTACTAGAAGAAAGCACAAGGAATAATTGTGGAATTGTTGAGTGGGTAGTGGCTTTCTGAATGTTATGTTAGAAGTCAAGAATCTCAGAAATAAAACCTGAGCTCCTAAGTGATAAGGAAAGCTGGAAGAAAGTGTGGCGAAACACTTTGAAGTCTTCACAGCCAGCAGAGAAAGCACCCCCACAACTGGACAGGGACGAGCCTGGGTCCAGGGCGAGCCCAGCAGCCCCCCACGTCCCTGAAACACGGGCCTGGGTCCAGGGCGAGCCCAGCAGGCCCCACGTTCCTGAAACACGGGCCTGGGTCCAGGGCGAGCCCAGCAGCCCCCCACATCCCTGAAACACGGGCCTGGGTCCAGGGCGAGCCCAGCAGCCCCCCACATCCCTGAAACACGGGCCTGGGTCCAGGGCGAGCCCAGCAGCCCCCCACGTCCCTGAAACACGGGCCTGGGTCCAGGGCGAGCCCAGCAGCCCCCCATGTTCCTGAAACACGGGCCTGGGTCCAGGGCGAGCCCAGCAGCCCCCCACATCCCTGAAACACGGGCCTGGGTCCAGGGCGAGCCCAGCAGGCCCCACGTTCCTGAAACACGGGCCTGGGTCCAGGGCGAGCCCAGCAGCCCCCCACATCCCTGAAACACGGGCCTGGGTCCAGGGCGAGCCCAGAAGCCCCCACATCCCTGAAACACGGGCCTGGGTCCAGGTTGAGCCCAGCAGCCCCCCACGTTCCTGAAACACGGGCCTGGGTCCAGGGCGAGCCCAGCAGCCCCCCACATCCCTGAAACACGGGCCTGGGTCCAGGGCGAGCCCAGCAGCCCCCCACATCCCTGAAACACGGGCCTGGGTCCAAGGTGAGCCCAGCAGCCCCCCACATCCCTGAAACACGGGCCTGGGTCCAGGGCGAGCCCAGCAGCCCCCACGTCCCTGAAACACGGGCCTGGGTCCAGGGCGAGCCCAGCAGCCCCCCACGTCCCTGAAACACGGGCCTGGGTCCAGGGCGAGCCCAGCAGCCCCCCACGTTCCTGAAACACGGGCCTGGGTCCAGGGCGAGCCCAGCAGCCCCCCACATCCCTGAAACACGGGCCTGGGTCCAGGGCGAGCCCAGCAGCCCCCACGTTCCTGAAACACGGGCCTGGGTCCAGGGCgagcccagcagcccccacaTCCCTGAAACACGGGCCTGGGTCCAGGGCGAGCCCAGCAGCCCCCCACGTCCCTGAAACACGGGCCTGGGTCCAGGGCGAGCCCAGCAGCCCCCCACGTTCCTGAAACACGGGCCTGGGTCCAGGGCGAGCCCAGCAGCCCCCCACATCCCTGAAACACGGGCCTGGGTCCAGGGCGAGCCCAGCAGCCCCCACGTTCCTGAAACACGGGCCTGGGTCCAGGGCGAGCCCAGCAGCCCCCCACATCCCTGAAACACGGGCCTGGGTCCAGGGCGAGCCCAGCAGCCCCCCACATCCCTGAAACACGGGCCTGGGTCCAGGGCGAGCCCAGCAGCTCCCCACATCCCTGAAACACGGGCCTGGGTCCAGGGCGAGCCCAGCAGGCCCCACGTTCCTGAAACACGGGCCTGGGTCCAGGGCGAGCCCAGCAGGCCCCACGTTCCTGAAACACGGGCCTGGGTCCAGGGCGAGCCCAGCAGCCCCCACGTTCCTGAAACACGGGCCTGGGTCCAGGGCGAGCCCAGCAGCCCCCCACATCCCTGAAACACGGGCCTGGGTCCAGGGCGAGCCCAGCAGCCCCCACGTTCCTGAAACACGGGCCTGGGTCCAGGGCGAGCCCAGCAGCCCCCCACATCCCTGAAACACGGGCCTGGGTCCAGGGCGAGCCCAGCAGCCCCCCACATCCCTGAAACACGGGCCTGGGTCCAGGGCGAGCCCAGCAGCCCCCACGTTCCTGAAACACGGGCCTGGGTCCAGGGCGAGCCCAGCAGCCCCCCACATCCCTGAAACACGGGCCTGGGTCCAGGGCGAGCCCAGCAGCCCCCCACATCCCTGAAACACGGGCCTGGGTCCAGGGCGAGCCCAGCAGCCCCCACGTTCCTGAAACACGGGCCTGGGTCCAGGGCGAGCCCAGCAGCCCCCACGTTCCTGAAACACGGGCCTGGGTCCAGGGCGAGCCCAGCAGCCCCCCACGTTCCTGAAACACGGGCCTGGGTCCAGGGCGAGCCCAGCAGGCCCCACGTTCCTGAAACACGGGCGAACACTGCTCAGCCGGCAGCAAGGCTGAGTGGCCTGGAAACCAGTCTTCACTCACACCCTGCCCTCTGCAAAGCTCCCAGCCAGATACACCCCGGGCACACCCTCAAGGCTGCCGTGCGCCCCAAGAACAAATCAGAAGGTTGGGAAGACACACGCACAGCACAGGCTCCGGGAGGAAGGCAGGCACCACTGCTCGAGGGTCTCCCAAGGGGCTGCGCTGCAGAGACCCCCAGGGATGCAAAAGGTACCGCGACACACAGCGTGCGGCGAAGGATGCACACACCCAGGGGCCCACGCAGCCTCACGGGTGGGCAGGAAGCTTCCCCTTGCCCCTCAGCCTGCCTGTGTCACTCCCAGCCACAGGAGGAGCAGCGTCTGCGGTTCTCTGTTCATCCCAATAGGAATCAGCTTCCTTTTTAAATGTACACGGAACCCAGCCGTCCGCTGGGGCTCTCCCTGCGGGCTCAGCCGCAGCACCCAGAGATGGGGTGGCGAAGGGGTCCCTGTCGCCATCACCCGGCTCCGGGGGTGGGGGACATGCCCTCCTGAAGAAGCCTCTCTGACAACGCGCACGCCCTGCCCCGGCAGGTTCCGACCAAGGGGAACAGCACGGGGCAGCGggcggcctgggctgggggcggggctggttTCTGCCCAAGACCCTGGTTAGCCACAGATGACCCAGAACACGTCTGCACAGGACTCCACAGCAGCGGTGCGCCATGGACAGCGGAACGTCAGCGCCCGCATCCAGCGGCGTCCATGCCGCACAGGTGCTGCCAGGAGCCGCCCCTCACCTGGAGGCCTGCCGGGGACACAGgcgccaggcccagctccaccaGGAAGCGGGTGCCCGCAGTCAGCCACGTGGCGGCCTCGGCAGCTCTGGTCTGCTCACCACCACCCGACACCTCGACAGCTCGCTGAGGTGCAGGCACTGCCCCACTGGCCGCTCCCTCACACTTCACATTCACAGaccaggggcgggcgctgtgccgcagcaggttaggctgcaccacttcccatccagcgccctgccagtgcgcctggggaagcagggggaggGCCCCGTGCCTGGAGCACCCACGTGCCAGACCAGGGCGCAgtcccaagctcttggctttggagggCACTGCAGCaatgcagggagtgaaccagtggacggaagttCTCTCTGGCTTTGTCTCACGCTcgcttcctgtcactctgcctttcaaataataaatcaatcttttaaaaaattcacaaaataaaggGCACCTCCCCACAACCTTCGTCACTGAAAGTGTTCTTAGGTACCGACACTCGCATCCGAGACCGTAATGACCTCGCGCTGAAGACACCCAACACCACGAGAGCCAAGAGCTGGCTCCTGGAGTGGGGCTCCTGGTGTGGGGCTCCTGGTGTGGGGGTTCCTGGAGTGGGGCTCCTggtgtgggggctgcaggtgtgggggctgcaggtgTGGGGGCTCCTGGAGTGGGGCTCCTGGTGTGGGGCTCCTGGAGTGGGGCTCCTGGTGTGGGGCTCCTGGAGTGGGGGCTCCCGGAGTGGGGCTCCTGGAGTGGGGGCTCCAGGTGTGGGGGCTCCTGGTGTGGGGGTTCCTGGAGTGGGGCTCCTGGTGTGGGGGCTCCAGGTGTGGGGTTCCTGGTGTGAGGGCTCCTGGTGTTGGGTTCCTGGTGTGGGGGCTCCTGGTGTAGGGTTCCTGGTGTGGGGGCTCCTGGAGTGATGGCTCCAGGTGTGGGGGCTCCTGGTGTAGGGCTCCTggtgtgggggctgcaggtgTGGGGGCTCCTAGAGTGATGGTTCCTAGTGTGGGGGCTCCTGGTGTGGGTTCCTGGTATGGGGGCTCCTGGAGTGATGGCTCCTGGTGTGGGAGCTCCTGGAGTGATGGTTCCAGGTGTGGGGGTTCCTGGTGTGGGGGCTCCTAGAGTGATGGTTCCTGGTTTGGGGGCTCCAGGTGTGGGGGCTCCTGGAGTGATGGCTCCTGGTGTGGGGGTCCTGGAGTGGGGCTCCTGGTGTGGGGGCTGCAGGTATGGGGGCTCCTGGTGTGGGGTTCCTGGTATGGGGGCTCCAGGTGTGGGGGTTCCTGGTGTGGGGGCTCCTGGAGTGATGGCTCCTGGAGTGGGGGCTCCAGGTGTGGGGGCTCCTGGTGTGGGGGTTCCTGGAGTGGGGCTCCTGGTGTGGGGGCTCCAGGTGTGGGGTTCCTGGTGTGAGGGCTCCTGGTGTTGGGTTCCTGGTGTGGGGGCTCCTGGTGTAGGGTTCCTGGTGTGGGGGCTCCTGGAGTGATGGCTCCAGGTGTGGGGGCTCCTGGTGTGGGGGCTCCTAGAGTGATGGTTCCTAGTGTGGGGGCTCCTGGAATGATGGCTCCAGGTGTGGGGTTCCTGGTGTGGGGGCTCCTAGAGTGATGGTTCCTGGTTTGGGGGCTGCAggtgtgggggctgcaggtgTGGGGGCTCCTGGTGTGGGGGCTCCTGGTGTAGGGTTCCTggtgtgggggctgcaggtgtgggggctcctggtgtgggggctgcaggtgtgggggctgcaggtgTGGGGGCTCCTGGTGTGGGGACTGCAGGTGTGGGGGCTCCTAGAGTGATGGTTCCACATGTAGGGTTCCTGGTGTGGGGGCTCCTGGTGTGGAGGTTCCTGGTGTGGGGTTCCAGGTGTGGGGGCTCCTAGTGTGGGGACAGCTGGCAGCCAGGACGCACACCGAGCTCTGGGGCCTCACAGCCCCTGAGCACATCTCCAGGATGCTCAACTAGCTCATGGAAATACAACAAAAATTAATtctatttggtgcaaaaagatgACAATAGTCAGAAATCCACGCATGTGAGGCTAttaaaaaagtttgcagaaatggCATTTTCTGAAAAAACTacttgtggatttcaaaatttttctgcacacaaacttattttaatttcagttttccacaaacttataaaaattattcatttatttgagacacagaaacagagaaagatgagagtgacagaaagatctcccatccacaagTTCAtaccccaagtgcccacagtagtggggagtgggccaggcagaagccaggagccagggctcggTCCAGGTCTCTTAGAGGGGCAGGGCCCACACTGGGCCAtcactgccccctcccaggaccttcaccagcagggagctgggctcgggagccagaggcagggctCAGAGCCAGGCACCACACTGGGGCATCAGCAGCTAagccagtgcctgcccctccGAGAGCTTCTGGCAGGCCCTGGTatgagtgtacacacacacaacacgcacacacaacacacacatacacacacaacacacaaaacCACACAGCTCTTTATGTCACCTCATGCGCACCAGGGCCTAGTGAGTCTGCTCACACTTATGCTCAAAGGCCTGCTCACTTCCGGATCCTCTCCACCTACCCTGGCTCCACCCTCGCCCTGGCAAAGCCTGCCCAAACCAGACTCGGGACCACCTTTGGGGTCACCCCTTGCCCGCAGCCTGAAAAACCCCGTGCAGCTCACCCCACTCACTCACCGTGACTCAGCTGGGCTgcgccccctcctcccaggcaaGGCAGGGCTCAGCTGGGCCTCAACACCCCAACCGTGTCACAGGCAGTCTGGCACCCGACCGCGGTGGCCTTGTGGGATGTCGGCAAGGTTTCTCACTGAACCCCGGTCCCCATTTGGTCGGTGGGTGATGCCAGCGGGGGCTGCAGTGACGTGTGCACAGCCAATTGCCTCCTGGGCGCTtgtcctgccacccagctgggtcTGCAGGCAGGGTGGCCTCTCAAACCTCCCACAGCGCCAGTAACTTCGCCCACTGTGGGAACGCTTAAACATCAGCCACGGTTCTTACGGTTCACACAGAACTTGTGAACAATGTCATGTGTCATGAAAGATGGCAACAATCTACGCtaagaaataactttaaaagtttaggatgaaaaatattttctttttctttttttttttttctttttttttttttttgacaggcagagtggacagtgagagagagagacagagagaaagatcttcctttgccgttggttcaccctccaatggccgccgcggtagcgcgctgcggccggcgcaccgcgctgttccgttggcaggagccaggtgcttatcctggtctcccatggggtgcagagcccaagcacttgggccatcctccactgcactccctggccacagcagagagctggcctggaagaggggcaaccgggacaggatcggtgccccgaccgggactagaacccggtgtgccggcgccgcaaggcggaggattagcctgttgagccacggcgccggccaggatgaaaaatattttgacatcAAAATGAGAATCAAGATTATATATGAAAGTTGGACAACTataaaaaaatacactttaaaaacaaaaaggagtaCGTTCCAGGCAAACTACAAGACCCCAATATTATCTGtcttattcaaaaacaaaaaagtagggTGGGAGTTGTAGCACGggaggttaagccacagcctgcgacaCCTGAGTCCCAGGTCGGAGCGCCAGGGTCCGAgtcctgtgctgccttcccagccactccctgctgatgtgcttgggaggcagaagatgacggcttgagtgcctgggctcctaccCTCACTGGGAGACCCACAGCTCAAGTTCCTAGGCTCCTGCCCTCACTGGGAGACCCACGGCTCGGGTGCCATGGCTCCTACCCTCACTGAGAGACCCACGCTCAAGTGTCCAGGCTCCTACTCTCACTAGGAGACCCATGACTCCAGTGTCCAGGCTCCTACCCACAGTGGGAGACCCACGGCTCGAGTGTCTAAGCTCCTGCCCTCACTGGGAGACCCACGGCTCGGGTGCCTAGACTCCCACCCTCACTGGGAGACCCACGGCTCGGGTGCCTAGACTCCCGCCCTCACTGGGAGACCCACGGCTCGGGTGCCTAGACTCCCGCCCTCACTGGGAGACCCACGGCTCGGGTGCCTAGACTCCCGCCCTCACTGGGAGACCCACGGCTCGGGTGCCTAGACTCCCGCCCTCACTGGGAGACCCACGGCTCGGGTGCCTAGACTCCCGCCCTCACTGGGAGACCCACGGCTCGGGTGCCTAGACTCCCGCCCTCACTGGGAGACCCACGGCTCGGGTGCCTAGACTCCCGCCCTCACTGGGAGACCCACGGCTCGGGTGCCTAGACTCCCGCCCTCACTGGGAGACCCACGGCTCGGGTGCCTAGACTCCCACCCTCACTGGGAGACCCACAGCTCGGGTGCCTGGGCACCTACCCAcaatgaaagacccagaaggagttcctggctcctgacttcagcgtggccagttctggctgttaagggcatttggagactgaaccagcagatatagatctctctctttccaaaaaacaaaacaaaaacaaaaaggaaaagcagaaagaaacaatGGCTTTTTAAGATCTACAAACatcacatctttaaaaacaaataataaaataaaatttaaaaaggggccggctctgtggcacagtgggttaaagccctggcctggagcaccggcatcccatatgggtgccagttcgagtcccggctgctcctcttctgatcccgctctctgctatggccctacacccacacgggagacccagaggaagctcctggctcctagcttcggatcagtgcagctctggccgttgtggccaattggggagtgaaccagcggatggaagacctctctctctgtctctacctctctctgtaactctttcaaataaataagataaatctttaaaaaaataaaaataaaagagatttaCAAACATCAAGTACTGAGTTGTAAAATCCACTGAGATTTCTTTTAAGGAACAGGAAGCCCTAAAAGatgtaaaattaagaaaacagcaTTTAACCCTTCTCATGGAACACGCACGCTGTGACACAGCCTGCCATTGACTCTGGCACGGCCAGGGCTGTCCTGGCCACTGACCAGCGTGCAGGACACACCCACttacgctgtggcacagcctgccAATGACTCTGGCCCGGCCGGGGCTGTCCTGGCCACTGACCAGCGTGCAGGACACACCCACttacgctgtggcacagcctgccAATGACTctggcacagccagggctgtcctGGCCACTGACCAGCGTGCAGGACACACCCACttacgctgtggcacagcctgccAATGACTCTGGCCCGGCCGGGGCCGTCCTGGCCACTGACCAGCATGCAGGACACACCCACCTTTAAGAGCATCCAGGAAGTGCATGTGAAGGGGGTGCTCATCTCCAGGAGCAGCGTGGTCATGGCCAGGTAGTGGCCAGCTCCAAGGTTGGTCACCAAGCCGAGAAACCCCAGGAAGGCAAAGAGATGGTGGACAACCAGGAACACGTCGAAGGTCCGGAAGAACAGGTTGGACAGGTGAACGGCGAcgttttcaaagaaaaagaagccgGTCGCGGTTGTGATGTGAAACCAGCACCAGTCCTGCTGGCCGAGCGCTTTGTCCGCCTGGAGCACTGGGTCCCCCAGCAGAGCCCACAGGCCCGCGGCCGTGCTCTGGACACCAAAGACGGCACGTGTGGCCGCCAGGTCCCAGAAGACCTTCTCTCTGGCTGCCAGAGAACGGTAGGTGGCGTTCAGGGAAGAGGACAGCTGGTGGCAGACCACGAAGACGCCCAGGTAGAAGACAAAGCCCGCGACCACCAGCGTCGAGCGGATCTTCCAGGAGGCATAGTCCAGCTCCAAGATGCTCTCCGAGGGGCCCCCACTGCCGGCCGATGTCATTGTCCCACACGGCGCAGCTGCTCAGCCCCACGCTGTGTCCTGtccagggagcagagccggggcAGCCGCGTCGGGGGTCTTCATCTGCCCATCTTCATCTGCAGAAGACAAGGCAGTTAACGCACTCAGTGCTGGCTGACAGAGCTGGGGCACGCTGCTGCCCCAGGGACACAGAAACGTGCTAACAAGGGCGAGCGTGCGCTGCAGCCCCGTCACGCTGCTCccgacacctgcatctcacacagcggtgcctggctttgggcccggacccagctccctgctaatgtgcaccctgggaggcagcaggtgacggcctgAGTTCTTAGGGTCCTGTGATGCAACTGCCGGAGCCAGagtgcattccaggctcctgtctttggcctggcccagccccagctctcgaGAGCATTGGGGagcgacccagcagatggaagagcaccgtttctctgactttcaaataaatcaacataaaAAATATTACATTCAGTACCTTACTCTTCTGCATTTACAAAGATACTCAAATACAGCAAGATAACATCAACTGG encodes:
- the CLN8 gene encoding protein CLN8, with protein sequence MTSAGSGGPSESILELDYASWKIRSTLVVAGFVFYLGVFVVCHQLSSSLNATYRSLAAREKVFWDLAATRAVFGVQSTAAGLWALLGDPVLQADKALGQQDWCWFHITTATGFFFFENVAVHLSNLFFRTFDVFLVVHHLFAFLGFLGLVTNLGAGHYLAMTTLLLEMSTPFTCTSWMLLKAGWSDSLFWKLNQWLMIHMFHCRMVLTYHMWWVCFWHWDGLVGSLYLPHFALFLVGLALLTLVLNPYWTHKKTQQLLNPVDWNFAQPAAKSSRPERANGQVLQKKRP